A region from the Malus domestica chromosome 07, GDT2T_hap1 genome encodes:
- the LOC103406355 gene encoding peptidyl-prolyl cis-trans isomerase FKBP20-1, which yields MSDAIDLSGDGGVLKKIVRRAKPDAIAPTQDLPLVDVHYEGILEETGEVFDTTHEDNTIFSFEIGKGSVIKAWDIAVKTMKVGEIAKITCKPEYGYGSAGSPPDIPPGATLVFEVELVACNPRKGLSLGSASEERARLEELKKQRELVAANKEEEKKKREEAKAAAAARIQAKLDAKKGGGKGKGKAK from the exons ATGAGTGATGCAATTGATTTATCCGGGGATGGCGGTGTTCTCAAGAAAATTGTAAGGCGTGCAAAGCCAGATGCAATTGCTCCGACCCAAGACCTTCCGCTCGTTGATG TTCATTATGAAGGCATTCTTGAGGAAACCGGCGAAGTCTTTGACACGACGCACGAAGATAATACAATATTCTCATTTGAGATTGGGAAAGGCAGTGTGATCAAGGCTTGGGATATTGCAGTGAAAACCATGAAG GTTGGGGAGATTGCTAAGATCACTTGCAAGCCAGAATACGGCTATGGAAGTGCTGGTTCTCCGCCAGATATCCCACCCGG TGCAACCCTTGTATTTGAAGTGGAGTTAGTTGCTTGCAATCCGCGGAAGGGATTAAGTTTGGGTAGTGCTTCAGAGGAAAGGGCTAGGCTAGA AGAACTGAAGAAACAGAGGGAGTTAGTTGCTGCAAAcaaagaggaagagaagaagaagagagaagaggccAAAGCTGCTGCCGCCGCTCGTATTCAAGCAAAGTTAGATGCCAAGAAGGGCGGAGGAAAGGGAAAAGGGAAAGCAAAATAG
- the LOC103406354 gene encoding E3 ubiquitin-protein ligase SDIR1-like, whose protein sequence is MSFVFRGSRADIESGFPEFIPERRAMRVHPPRSVNSNSLAFLVTVLLLFMILNSHQMSPNFLLWLVLGVFLMATTLRMYATCQQLQAQAQAHVAAASGLLGHTELRLHMPPSIALATRGRLQGLRLQLALLDREFDDLDYETLRALDSDNVPAASSMSEEEINALPVHKYKVPGPQIGASSMQQASSSAPAEKKQETVDTVGSTKAVEDELTCSVCLEQVTVGELIRSLPCLHQFHASCIDPWLRQQGTCPVCKFRAGSGWHENGEAGTDASYMV, encoded by the exons ATGAGTTTTGTATTCCGGGGTTCCAGGGCGGATATCGAAAGTGGATTCCCAGAATTTATACCAGAGCGGCGTGCAATG CGCGTTCATCCACCACGCTCTGTCAATTCCAACTCACTTGCTTTTCTTGTCACAG TTCTTTTGCTGTTCATGATACTGAACTCACACCAGATGTCACCAAATTTTCTG CTCTGGCTAGTTCTTGGTGTCTTTTTGATGGCTACAACATTAAGGATGTATGCAACCTGTCAACAACTTCAAGCTCAAGCACAGGCTCATGTTGCGGCAGCCAGTGGCCTTCTTGGCCATACTGAATTGCGGTTGCATATGCCACCATCGATAGCCCTAGCAACAAGAGGGCGCCTTCAAGGCCTCAGGCTTCAGCTTGCACTTCTTGACCGGGAATTTGATGACCTAG ATTATGAAACTTTGCGAGCTCTGGATTCTGATAATGTTCCAGCAGCTTCTTCTATGAGTGAGGAAGAGATAAATGCACTTCCGGTCCATAAATACAAGGTGCCAGGTCCTCAAAT TGGTGCTTCATCAATGCAACAAGCTTCATCTTCAGCACCTGCTGAG AAGAAGCAAGAAACTGTCGACACGGTTGGGAGCACAAAAGCAGTGGAAGATGAACTGACTTGTAGCGTTTGCCTGGAGCAAGTTACTGTGGGAGAACTAATCCGCAGCCTTCCATGCTTGCATCAG TTCCATGCTAGTTGCATTGATCCATGGCTGAGGCAGCAGGGAACCTGTCCGGTATGTAAATTCCGAGCAGGATCAGGGTGGCATGAAAATGGAGAAGCTGGAACGGATGCTTCTTACATGGTTTAA
- the LOC108170002 gene encoding uncharacterized protein yields MEVFYPLVDVHPFTRTLDKLWDADRSNKDHLFADKKPPSSLLFPWPGRIFSFLEEMNAQRRSSSFELMTYSRRCLRYQIQLLLHHPRVKTHPSPFQKLGVVRFYVSITTCGVRHSLFHLALGSDLRNQVQFYLDCQNTYPPVPCLLGQANLDSPTSLAFPQRFYLIMQRELSPHQTSKTERPWQWVCRKQIKQQLKAEKR; encoded by the exons ATGGAGGTGTTCTACCCTCTAGTGGATGTTCATCCATTCACACGTACACTTGACAAGCTGTGGGATGCTGACAGATCAAACAAGGatcatttgtttgcagataAGAAGCCACCTTCATCACTTTTGTTTCCTTGGCCCGGCaggatttttagttttttggaGGAAATGAATGCTCAACGTCGAAGTTCATCTTTTGAATT GATGACATACAGTCGTCGTTGTTTGCGCTATCAGATTCAACTCCTGCTCCATCATCCAAGAGTGAAGACTCATCCGTCACCCTTCCAGAAGCTTGGGGTTGTGAGATTTTATGTAAGTATAACCACCTGCGGCGTCCGCCATTCTCTTTTCCATCTTGCATTGGGAAGTGACCTCAGAAATCAGGTTCAATTTTATCTGGATTGCCAGAACACATATCCTCCAGTGCCATGCCTATTGGGACAGGCTAACCTTGATTCACCAACCTCTTTGGCCTTTCCTCAAAGATTCTATCTAATTATGCAGAGAGAATTATCGCCACATCAAACTTCAAAGACAGAACGTCCCTGGCAGTGGGTTTGCCGGAAACAAATTAAGCAGCAGCTGAAGGCAGAGAAGAGGTGA
- the LOC103406352 gene encoding uncharacterized protein, with protein sequence MEKQGPSICFHRFIDLSLKLQIASLHKKEIVNPAETLGFLIAVCFSAIMYRLPSPLCTRVQWISSLCSGSTRRSLSRADGTRSIAFHNGRNTRPPSLLQKMGALDVKKLVTDTRGGFS encoded by the exons atggaaaagCAGGGCCCTTCCATTTGCTTCCACAGATTTATCGATCTCTCTCTCAAGCTCCAAATCGCTAGCCTCCACAAGAAg GAAATCGTCAATCCTGCAGAAACCTTGGGTTTCCTG ATTGCTGTTTGTTTTTCGGCTATTATGTATAGACTTCCAAGCCCTTTGTGCACAAG GGTTCAATGGATATCGTCCCTTTGTTCAGGTAGTACTCGGAGAAGTTTGTCAAGGGCCGATGGGACAAGGAGCATTGCATTTCATAATGGCAGAAATACAAGACCTCCCTCTCT GTTGCAGAAGATGGGGGCTTTGGATGTAAAGAAGTTGGTGACAGACACCAGGGGTGGCTTCTCATAA
- the LOC103406353 gene encoding aspartic proteinase PCS1-like, whose translation MLILLPFLLLQLLTTLCFSAPKPETLILPLKTQTLPQGYLPKSTNKLSFHHNVTLTISLLVGSPPQQVTMVLDTGSELSWLRCKKAPNFNFVFNPLASKSYSPVPCSSPVCRTRTSDFPNPVSCDPKKLCHAILSYADGSSIEGNLALETFNLGSSAQPGTIFGCMDSGSSSNADEDAKTTGLMGMNRGSLSFVTQMGFPKFSYCISDRDSTGILLFGEAKFDWLKPLNYTPLVQISTPLPYFDRVAYSVQLEGIRVGGKVLPLPKSVFVPDHTGAGQTMVDSGTQFTFLLGPVYTALKNEFAQQTKPVLKTLDDPNFVFQGAMDLCFQVPTNRPSLPELPTVTLMFRGAEISVSRERLLYRVAGMVRGGNQVYCFTYGNSDLLGIEAFVIGHYHQQNLWMEFDLEKSRVGVAEVRCDLAGQKLGLGA comes from the coding sequence ATGCTCATTCTCCtacccttccttcttcttcaactCCTCACCACCCTCTGTTTCTCTGCTCCAAAACCAGAAACTCTAATCCTACCCCTCAAAACACAAACCCTCCCTCAAGGGTACCTCCCAAAATCCACCAACAAGCTCTCCTTCCACCACAACGTCACCCTCACAATCTCGCTTTTGGTCGGCTCGCCGCCGCAGCAAGTCACCATGGTCCTTGACACCGGCAGCGAGCTCTCCTGGCTCCGCTGCAAAAAAGCTCCCAACTTCAACTTCGTTTTTAACCCACTTGCATCCAAGTCCTACTCCCCAGTCCCCTGCTCCTCCCCCGTCTGCCGGACCAGGACCAGCGACTTCCCTAATCCCGTTTCCTGCGACCCGAAAAAGCTCTGCCACGCCATTCTCTCCTACGCAGACGGTTCCTCCATCGAAGGCAACCTCGCATTGGAAACTTTCAATCTCGGGTCGTCAGCCCAACCCGGTACGATATTCGGGTGCATGGATTCCGGGTCCAGTTCGAACGCCGACGAGGACGCCAAGACAACCGGGTTAATGGGCATGAACCGCGGGTCATTGTCCTTCGTAACACAGATGGGATTTCCGAAATTTTCCTACTGCATATCGGATCGCGACTCGACCGGTATTTTGCTTTTCGGCGAAGCGAAATTCGATTGGCTCAAACCGTTAAATTACACCCCTCTGGTTCAGATATCGACACCATTACCGTACTTCGACCGGGTCGCGTACTCGGTCCAGCTGGAGGGGATCCGGGTTGGAGGTAAGGTGTTACCGCTCCCGAAATCGGTTTTCGTACCGGACCATACCGGGGCAGGTCAAACAATGGTCGACTCGGGGACCCAGTTCACTTTCCTACTCGGTCCGGTTTACACTGCGCTGAAAAACGAATTCGCTCAGCAGACCAAACCGGTTCTGAAAACTTTGGACGACCCGAATTTCGTGTTCCAAGGAGCGATGGATTTGTGTTTCCAAGTCCCCACGAACCGGCCAAGCCTGCCCGAGTTGCCGACAGTGACGCTGATGTTTCGGGGGGCCGAGATAAGCGTATCGAGGGAGAGGCTGCTGTATCGGGTGGCGGGAATGGTGAGGGGCGGGAATCAGGTGTATTGCTTCACATACGGGAACTCTGACTTGCTGGGCATAGAGGCGTTTGTGATTGGTCACTATCATCAGCAGAACCTGTGGATGGAATTTGATCTGGAGAAATCTAGGGTGGGAGTGGCTGAGGTTAGGTGTGATCTTGCTGGTCAAAAGCTTGGCCTAGGTGCTTAA
- the LOC103435249 gene encoding probable E3 ubiquitin-protein ligase RHC2A translates to MSAATPSYWCYRCCRFVRVFNDADVSTVSAVSSSVLCPDCESGFVEEIDNPTRSGNVDSRRSRRFPAAAMYMIGTNNGSGSNPDHTASGPSGPRRVRRNNGDRSPFNPVIVLRGTTADSAATTEEGRGFDLFYDDGSGSGLRPLPASMSEFLLGSGFDRLLEQLSQIEINGIGGCEQRSASRLAIESMPTIKLDDAHITAEHHCAVCKEAFEVGTEAREMPCKHIYHSDCILPWLALRNSCPVCRHELPADSSPETGQGPGQQEDENAGLTIWRLPGGGFAVGRYSGGTRGAERELPVVYTEMDGGFSGGGAPRRISWSRNGGRRRQSGGLRRFFMNLFACFSGGGSSAASLGRGSEMRLGTPTPPPSTSHQRLRFMELEPAETATPSRRRTWSMDVNSGIVRW, encoded by the coding sequence ATGTCCGCGGCGACGCCGTCTTACTGGTGCTACAGATGTTGCCGCTTCGTTAGGGTTTTCAACGACGCCGACGTTTCCACCGTCTCCGCCGTATCTTCCTCAGTGTTGTGCCCGGACTGCGAGAGTGGCTTCGTGGAGGAGATCGACAACCCGACCCGCTCTGGAAACGTGGACTCGCGCCGCAGCAGGAGGTTCCCAGCTGCCGCGATGTACATGATCGGAACCAACAATGGCTCCGGTTCCAATCCGGATCATACCGCGTCTGGTCCTTCGGGACCTCGAAGAGTTCGACGAAACAACGGCGACCGCTCACCGTTCAATCCAGTCATCGTCCTACGCGGAACAACGGCGGACAGTGCCGCCACCACCGAGGAAGGCCGCGGATTCGACCTTTTTTACGACGACGGCAGCGGCTCGGGGCTCCGGCCCTTGCCTGCAAGCATGTCCGAGTTTTTACTCGGGTCCGGGTTCGACCGCCTACTTGAACAGCTGTCGCAGATTGAGATCAACGGAATCGGCGGATGCGAGCAGAGATCGGCGTCGAGATTGGCGATTGAGTCGATGCCAACGATCAAACTTGACGACGCTCACATAACGGCGGAGCATCACTGCGCCGTGTGCAAGGAAGCGTTCGAAGTAGGCACGGAAGCTCGGGAAATGCCCTGTAAGCATATATACCACTCCGATTGTATACTGCCGTGGCTTGCGCTCCGGAATTCGTGTCCCGTGTGCAGGCACGAGCTGCCGGCCGATTCGTCGCCCGAGACGGGTCAGGGTCCGGGTCAGCAGGAAGACGAAAACGCGGGTCTTACGATCTGGAGGCTGCCTGGGGGCGGATTCGCGGTGGGGAGATATAGCGGGGGGACTAGAGGCGCCGAGAGAGAGCTGCCGGTGGTGTATACCGAGATGGACGGCGGGTTTAGCGGCGGCGGAGCGCCGAGGAGGATTTCGTGGTCGAGAAATGGTGGAAGACGGCGACAGAGCGGTGGGTTGAGGAGGTTTTTTATGAATCTGTTTGCTTGTTTTAGCGGGGGTGGGTCGTCGGCAGCGAGTTTGGGTAGGGGTTCGGAAATGAGGCTTGGGACGCCGACGCCACCTCCGTCGACGAGTCATCAAAGACTGAGGTTTATGGAATTGGAACCGGCGGAGACGGCGACGCCAAGTCGGCGGAGGACTTGGTCTATGGACGTGAATAGCGGTATTGTGAGATGGTGA